The Lutibacter profundi region AAAAAACGGATATTTAATTGGAACAGAAGATGGTTTTAAAATCAAAAATATTGAATACGGTAATCGTATAAAGTCCTCACGAGACAGAAAGAAAAGAAGTTCAGAAAAAGGTGGTATGTTTTCTTATCACTATATCAAAAAAGGACAAGAATTTGAGTTTGAAGTGCGTTCAGAAAACAGTGAATATCTAACTAAAATAATTGAAATTTTAGATAATAAAACCAAATACTTTGGTAAAAGTAAGTCTGCGGAATTTGGTGGGGCTATTGAAATAAAATTTATGAAAGAGGTAGCAGATCAAACTATTACAAAAAATGGAAAATACCTGTATGCCGAGAGCAATCTATGTTTTTTAAATGAGTATGGCGAGTTTACAGCAACACCTTCAATTAAAGATTTAACAGAAGATGAAAACGCAGTAATAGATTGGGAAAAATCACAAGTAAAATTTAGAACTTTTGCACCGTATAATTTTCATAGAAAAAATTACGATTTTGAACGCTTAATTATAGAAAAAGGTTCTGTTTTTGTTTTTGAAAAGGAGGTTGATTTTAATGAAGTTACCTTAAAAAAAGGTTTGGGCTGTTTTTTAACAGAAGGTTATGGTAAAGTCCTTATTAGCCCTTCTTTTTTAAAAGATAAAGAAGTAAAAACAATACCAAAAGATACAACAGAAAAAAATAAGCAAGAAACAACATCAAAAGATGCAACAGAAGAAGATAAAACTCTTATTCAATTTATCAAATCTAAACATAAGAAAAATCTAACAGAAATTGGTATTGATAATAAAGTTAAAGAATATATAACTAAAAATTATTTTCAAAAAAAACCAAGCCAATGGGCAAGAGTATTTAACGCCACTACACAAGCAAAAGATACTACTGAATTAGAAGGATTGTTATTTGGTAATGAGGATGATACAATTTACACAAAAGACAAATCCATATTTTATGGTGGTTCAAAAAATTGGAATAAAAGTGATATTGCTAAAATCACAACATTCTTTAAAGAGGATATTATAAAAGACAAAAAAATAG contains the following coding sequences:
- a CDS encoding RAMP superfamily CRISPR-associated protein — encoded protein: MKVKIKFYSNWAIGSGKGGDSKDSIILNDDNGLPFIPGKTLKGLIRDAFLECNYSKEDAIRLFGQEKNLDIKTDDLEEGILRFNSAYLSDAFISLPKDIKAKLFTSKTATRLDEKKQAIDYSLRKNEVCIPLELHTTILVKENNSELVEDNYKKIEKALKMLKIMGEKRHRGLGRCLITVPEFDTIVINNTDTTEKSKTSKVTVTANTIRFKCKVTESLVLVKKAKTGQNIESLDYIPGNTFRGIVAGAIFNGDTNEFNDIIFNKTVQFGDAHLLIDGERSLKTPFSFYYDKNKDNNTLYNFHHLKDNDWIDKKLKSRKNGYLIGTEDGFKIKNIEYGNRIKSSRDRKKRSSEKGGMFSYHYIKKGQEFEFEVRSENSEYLTKIIEILDNKTKYFGKSKSAEFGGAIEIKFMKEVADQTITKNGKYLYAESNLCFLNEYGEFTATPSIKDLTEDENAVIDWEKSQVKFRTFAPYNFHRKNYDFERLIIEKGSVFVFEKEVDFNEVTLKKGLGCFLTEGYGKVLISPSFLKDKEVKTIPKDTTEKNKQETTSKDATEEDKTLIQFIKSKHKKNLTEIGIDNKVKEYITKNYFQKKPSQWARVFNATTQAKDTTELEGLLFGNEDDTIYTKDKSIFYGGSKNWNKSDIAKITTFFKEDIIKDKKIVALRKLAKKMIHKTKNSK